A single window of Sparus aurata chromosome 12, fSpaAur1.1, whole genome shotgun sequence DNA harbors:
- the abl1 gene encoding tyrosine-protein kinase ABL1 isoform X4 gives MKMLEICLKLVGCKSKKGLSSSSSCYLEEALQRPDFESQGLTEAARWNSKENLLAGPSENDPNLFVALYDFVASGDNTLSITKGEKLRVLGYNHNGEWCEAQTKNGQGWVPSNYITPVNSLEKHSWYHGPVSRNAAEYLLSSGINGSFLVRESESSPGQRSISLRYEGRVYHYRINTASDGKLYVSSESRFNTLAELVHHHSTVADGLITTLHYPAPKRNKPTIYGVSPNYDKWEMERTDITMKHKLGGGQYGEVYEGVWKKYNLTVAVKTLKEDTMEVEEFLKEAAVMKEIKHPNLVQLLGVCTREPPFYIITEFMTHGNLLDYLRECNREEVNAVVLLHMATQISSAMEYLEKKNFIHRDLAARNCLVGENHLVKVADFGLSRLMTGDTYTAHAGAKFPIKWTAPESLAYNKFSIKSDVWAFGVLLWEIATYGMSPYPGIDLSQVYELLEKDYRMDRPEGCPEKVYELMTACWRWNPLERPSFAETHQAFETMFQESSISDEVEKELGKKGKKATLGSIQQAPELPTKTRILRKYTDNRDGDSPDPVDPEAAVSSPMLPRKERPLLDSNLNEDDRLLPKDKDKTRGSGFLSLIKKKKKNAPAPPKRSSSFREMDVHHDRRGVTPDPRDSDGFNNGASLAINDVTHGLDNAKFLSTNNNGAGGITNGAPTYPGPLFPRKKGGPAVPGPGGKAATTPPSEEESMSNSKRFLWSSSMPSSSDGTEWKSVTLPRDVGQRHFDSGTFGGKPALPRKRTSEQKGENAPRMGTLTPPPRLNTSSDVSSAFLGKDTDPSPGSSPQALTPKVVRRPGIPGLENSKTSALHAELLKPNVFPALGAAGDECRARRQKHNVDSSSVRERGKLQKPKPAPPPPPTNAKKISRSPTQELPSLSSSNSDSKAKGLPSVSEPHHSTTASDQARSPISEGSKKLPLGSTSKPQPLKTSTSSTSVTTSLSSQSLGGFSSSLSSPGDQSSPTAFIPLVNTRRSLRKTAPRQASERTPNSAVTREMVLEGTELLRTAICRNSEQTGSHSAVLEAGKNLSKYCVSYVDSIQQMRNKFAFREAINKLESSLRELQICPTATGGANAQQDFSKLLSSVKEISDIVQR, from the exons GAGAGAAGCTGCGTGTGCTGGGTTACAACCACAACGGCGAGTGGTGCGAGGCACAGACCAAGAATGGCCAGGGTTGGGTGCCGTCAAACTACATCACCCCAGTCAATAGCCTGGAGAAGCACAGCTGGTACCATGGACCCGTGTCACGCAACGCGGCAGAGTACCTGCTCAGCTCGGGCATCAACGGGAGCTTTCTGGTCcgagagagtgagagcagcCCCGGCCAGAGGTCCATTTCTCTGCGGTACGAGGGGAGAGTCTACCATTACAGGATTAACACTGCGTCTGATGGCAAG CTGTACGTCTCGTCAGAAAGCCGTTTCAACACACTGGCGGAGCTGGTGCACCACCATTCCACGGTGGCAGACGGCCTCATCACCACACTGCACTACCCGGCGCCGAAGCGCAACAAGCCCACCATCTACGGAGTTTCTCCCAACTACGACAAGTGGGAGATGGAGCGCACTGACATCACCATGAAGCATAAGCTGGGAGGGGGCCAGTACGGGGAGGTGTACGAGGGGGTTTGGAAGAAGTACAACCTCACTGTGGCAGTCAAGACGCTAAAG GAGGATacaatggaggtggaggagtttCTGAAGGAGGCTGCTGTCATGAAAGAAATCAAACACCCCAACTTGGTACAACTATTAG GTGTGTGCACACGGGAGCCACCATTCTACATTATCACGGAGTTCATGACCCATGGTAACTTACTAGACTACCTGAGGGAGTGCAACAGAGAGGAGGTCAATGCCGTCGTGCTGCTCCACATGGCCACACAGATCTCCTCCGCCATGGAGtacctggagaaaaaaaactttattcacaG GGACCTAGCTGCACGTAACTGTCTGGTCGGGGAGAACCACCTTGTAAAGGTTGCAGACTTCGGCCTTAGCAGACTAATGACTGGAGACACCTACACAGCTCATGCTGGGGCCAAGTTCCCCATCAAATGGACTGCCCCAGAGAGTTTGGCCTACAACAAGTTCTCTATTAAGTCTGATGTCTGGG CATTTGGCGTTCTGCTGTGGGAGATCGCCACCTACGGCATGTCCCCCTACCCTGGCATTGACCTGTCGCAGGTGTACGAGCTGCTGGAGAAAGACTACCGCATGGACCGACCAGAGGGCTGCCCCGAGAAGGTCTATGAGCTCATGACAGCCT GTTGGAGGTGGAACCCTTTAGAACGTCCATCTTTTGCTGAAACACACCAAGCCTTCGAGACTATGTTCCAGGAGTCCAGCATCTCTGACG AAGTGGAAAAGGAGCTGGGCAAGAAGGGGAAGAAGGCGACATTAGGCTCCATCCAGCAGGCTCCAGAGCTGCCTACCAAAACCAGAATTCTGCGCAAATACACGGACAACCGGGATGGAGACAGTCCCG ACCCAGTGGACCCAGAGGCAGCTGTGTCGTCGCCCATGCTCCCCAGGAAAGAGCGCCCCCTCCTGGACAGTAACCTGAACGAGGATGACCGCTTGCTACCCAAAGACAAGGACAAGACACGTGGCAGTGGCTTTCTCAGTCTcatcaagaaaaagaaaaagaatgcaCCGGCTCCTCCCAAACGCAGCTCCTCTTTCAGGGAGATGGATGTCCACCATGACAGGAGGGGCGTGACTCCAGATCCTCGGGACAGTGACGGCTTCAACAATGGTGCATCTTTGGCCATTAATGATGTCACACATGGCCTTGATAATGCAAAGTTCCTGAGTACTAACAACAATGGGGCAGGGGGGATCACCAATGGAGCTCCTACCTACCCAGGACCTTTGTTTCCCAGGAAGAAGGGAGGTCCGGCAGTGCCTGGTCCTGGAGGAAAAGCAGCCACAACACCGCCCAGTGAGGAGGAGTCCATGTCTAACTCAAAGCGTTTCCTCTGGTCCTCTAGCATGCCCTCCAGCTCAGATGGCACTGAATGGAAGTCTGTGACACTGCCAAGAGACGTCGGCCAGCGCCACTTTGACTCAGGCACCTTTGGGGGAAAGCCAGCTCTGCCTCGCAAGAGAACCAGCGAGCAAAAAGGGGAAAACGCCCCACGAATGGGCACCCTTACTCCCCCACCACGTCTGAACACCTCATCAGATGTTTCCTCTGCCTTCTTAGGCAAAGACACTGATCCCAGTCCTGGGTCCAGTCCCCAGGCATTAACACCTAAGGTTGTCAGGAGACCAGGGATACCGGGGCTTGAGAACTCCAAGACCAGCGCCCTCCACGCTGAGCTTCTCAAGCCCAACGTGTTCCCTGCTTTAGGGGCAGCTGGAGACGAGTGCCGGGCCCGCAGACAGAAGCACAATGTGGACTCTTCATCTGTCAGGGAACGAGGAAAGTTACAGAAACCCAAGCCAgccccacctccaccacccaccAATGCCAAAAAGATTTCCCGCAGCCCTACTCAAGAACTCCCCTCCCTCTCATCCTCCAACTCAGACAGCAAAGCTAAGGGCCTCCCTTCCGTCTCAGAGCCCCACCACTCAACCACTGCAAGTGACCAAGCCCGCTCACCCATCAGTGAGGGCTCCAAGAAGCTGCCCCTGGGCTCCACCTCCAAACCTCAACCGTTAAagacctccacctcctcaaCTTCAGTAACCACCTCTCTCTCCAGCCAGAGCCTAGGaggcttctcctcctccctctcctcccccggCGACCAGAGCTCGCCCACCGCTTTCATCCCCTTAGTGAACACACGCCGCTCCCTCCGCAAGACGGCACCCCGCCAAGCATCCGAGCGCACCCCGAACTCAGCCGTGACACGCGAGATGGTGCTGGAAGGCACGGAGCTGCTCCGCACCGCCATTTGCCGCAACTCTGAGCAGACGGGTAGCCACAGCGCCGTGCTGGAGGCCGGCAAGAACCTGTCCAAGTACTGCGTGAGCTACGTCGACTCCATACAGCAGATGAGGAACAAGTTTGCCTTCCGCGAGGCCATCAACAAGCTCGAGAGCAGCCTGCGCGAGCTGCAAATCTGCCCCACCGCCACAGGGGGCGCCAACGCACAGCAGGACTTCAGCAAGCTGCTGTCCTCTGTCAAAGAGATCAGTGACATTGTTCAGAGGTAG